ACGCCCCAGGGTGTTCCGGGCCAGTGAAACATACCGGTTGTAACGGGCCATGGCCTTTTGCCACAACCAGTCCGTTGGCCCCGGTGCTTTCACGATATGGGGTTCATAACCCATAAAACCGCTGAAGCTCAGCCAGCGGGATTGCTCTATGTCCAACAGCGCCCGGGATAGCAGCTGATCATCGTTGAAACCACCCCGGTGCAGGCCGATATCCAGTTCCAGGTTCACCCGCATAGGCTCGTTCCGTTGCCGGGCCAGTTGCTCGTATTGCGCCAACCGGCGTGGAGAGTCGATCAGCCATTGCAGTTGCTGTCGGGGCTGGAAGTCGTTCTGGTCAGCCTGGTGCCGATCATAGAAACGGGCAGCCGCCGCGACCGGTAACGGTTTGCCCAGCAGAATGTCGGCGTCAGGGATGGATCTGGCAATCTGGTTGAGGAAAGGCTGGTGAAACAGCATCAGCCGCCGGGTGCCGGTCTTGGCCATTACATGCTCCAGCAAGGGCACCGAAGGCAGGGATTTCACCACAATCCGGTAGTCGAAGTCGTCGCCAAGGTGTTGTAGCAACAGCTGAATGTTGTGGTCCAGGCGTTGCTGGTCAATCATCAGGGTGGGTGTGGCCAGCCCGCTGGCATCCAGCGCCCGGGACAGGGCGCGGAAGTAGTCTGAGTGGCCATCACAAATAGCTGGGGGCCGGAGCCATGCGGCTGTACCCAGGCCGCCGGCCGCCACCCCGGCCAGAATGAGTTTGCGCCTTTGCTGACGGAACGCGTCGCTGTGAGCCATGGTGGGTTATCCGTGGGAGATGTTGTCGTTAAAAAGGCCGGCCAGGTAAGGGTTCAGGAAACGGCCGTTCGGGTCGAGACTTTCCCTTACGTCACAGAACGCCTGCCATTTCGGGTACAGCGTCCGGAATTCAGCGGCGCTAAGCGTGTTCAGCTTGCCCCAGTGAGGCCTGCCACCATACCGGCGGAATATCGGCTCCACTGCGGCAAAGAGCGGCTGGTAGTCGTCCTCGAAAAACCGGTGGACGGCGATGGATACCGAATCCCGCCGATAGAATGGGCTGAGCCAGGCATCATCGGCTTGCACAAAGCGTACCTCGAAGGGAAAGAACACCTCCGGAAAACGGTTTTCAACCAGATCCACCACCTCCCGGAAGGCCTTTTGCCAGTTTTCTCTGGGCAGGTGGTACTCCATCTCATTGAAGCGCACATTGCGGTCACTGGTGTAGTTCTGCCAGGACGGCGCCACCTTCTGCTCCCGGGCCAGGGTGCGCATGTAACCCCCGAGAATCAATCGCCGCAGCCTGGGGGACCAGGCCAGGTAGTCGCGGGCTTTCTGCAAATCCCGCGCGCCGTCGTTCTGGTCCAGTGCCGGGGTTGCCGAGAGGGGTTCGTCCGTAAGGTCGTGGGTGCTGGTGAACCCCATACCGGAGAACGGGATGTAATAAAACTCATGGTTGCGATGCCGGTCCGCGAGGGTATCCGCCGTTGCCAGAATGTCTTCCAGGGCCAGCCATTCGGTGGTTTTCCGGAGCCGGTACGGGCGGGTATTCTGCAGGGTAACGTCAGTCACAATGCCCAGGCAGCCCAGCCCCACCCGCGCCGCCTGGAACAGGTCCGGATGCCGGTCCTGGCTGCACTCGATCATCTCGCCATTGGCGGTGACCAGTGTCAGCGCCGTCACGTAGCCAGACAAGCACATCAGCTTGCTACCAGTGCCATGGGTTGCAGTGGCCAGAAGCCCCGCCAGGGATTGCTGGTCTATATCGGGCATGTTGAACAGGGCCTGGTCAATCGCATCCAGAGGTTGGCCCAGTTGCCCGAGCAGGGTGCCGGCGGCCACCTTGGCCTGGCACCGGCTGTCATCATGCTCCAGAACGCCGCTCAGGCGAGCCATGGACACCAGAATGCCGTCGGTGGGTATCAGGGCGGAGAACGAATGGCCAGACCCAACCGGGCGAACGGGCAGGTGTCGATGGCCTGGAGCGGCAAGGAGTTCCTGCAGCTCGGCGACGCTCCGGGGGGCAACACGCATGGCAGGAACCGACTGCTGGGAGCCAGACCAGTTGCGCCAGGGCAAAGGGGACTTGTTGCCCCCGGCGTTGCTTTGTGCCTGTGCCGGCGCCTGCTGTGTTGCCTCCAGCGACAGGGAATGCCCGGCGATGGCGGTACTGACCAGCAATTGCAGAAAATGCCGTCGTTCCATATGACACCTACCTCAGGTTTCTGCCGGCCGCGCCATGAATTCGATGAGCGCCTGAAATTCTGCGGTGTCGCAGTCCATGCACAAGCCGTAGGGCGGCATACCACCCATGCCCGCCACCACGTTGTCCACCAGCCGGTGCATGCCTTTCTCCAGGCGGCTGTTCCAGGCTTCGCCGTCACCGGTCAGGGGGGCATCCGAAGTGCCCCGGCTGTGACAGGCCATGCAGGAGCGCTGATAGATACCGGAAAGTTCAGGGTCTTGAGGACGGGCCGTTTCGGCATAGTCCCGGATGGCCTGTTCAGAGGGGCCGGAGGGTGAACAACCGGCAATGATCAAGGCAAGGCTGGTAATGACCAGCAGCCTGGTGTGAATAGGGTGAAGAGGGTGTTGAATCATTGTTTTTGCCCAAAACGAAACTATGTGTCACGTTTAGTTTTGTGGAAATGCCTGGAAAATGCAACCTTGCCTCGACTGAACGTGTGAAACTGTCTACTTTTCCTATAGGAAAGCCCCCAAGGCAAAAGGAAGAATATGCAGCCTGAACAACCAGAGCGAGGGAAAGAAACCGGCTGGAGTAGCAGTCAAAGCCCTTTGCGCCGAGCCCTGTCGGCCACCCTTGTGTACCTGGTGGCAGGTATCATCTGGATTACGTTTTCCGACCGGATGGTGGAGATCTGGTTTGCGGATCCCCGGTCCCTGTCAGCCATGCAAACCTGGAAAGGGTTTCTGTTTGTCGTGGTCACCGCGCTGGTGTTATTCACGGTTATGCTGCGCTTGCTCAGCAAGGATCGTTTGTTGCTGTCGCTCCAGCTGGACCAGCGGCGGGCGCTGCGCCAGAGGGAGCAGCAACTGCGGGTATTGATGGATAACCTCCCGGGCATGGCCTATCGTTGCCGGAACGACGACAGCTGGACCATGCTGTTCGTGTCTGGCGGGTGTGAGCCGCTGACCGGTTATCTGCCCGACGACCTGATCAACAACAAGCTCGTCAGCTATGCCAGCCTGATGGACCCGGATGCAATCGAACAGGTGTCTGAAGAGGTCGCCATTGCGGTGCGCAAAGGCCGGTCTTTTTCCCTGGAGTACGCCATTACCCGCAAAGACGGCCGTAAGGTGTGGGTCTGGGAGCGTGGCTGCGGTGTCGAGCACGACGACGGCAGTGTTTTCCTGGAGGGGATAGTGCTGGATATCTCCGACCGCAAACAGCTGGAAACCGAACTGGAGGAGATGGCCACCCGGGATCCTCTGACCGGCCTGCTCAATCGGCGGGAGTTCTCCAGGGTGCTGGAGGAGGAGTTGGAGCGCGCCCGCCGCTATGAACGCCCGATGGCGCTGTTGTGGATTGATTTTGATCACTTCAAGGACATCAATGACAGCTGGGGCCACGCCGCCGGTGATACCGTGCTCTGTGCGGTGAGTGAGATCCTCACCGACCGGGTAAGAAGTGTCGATTCGGTCGGCCGGTTTGGTGGCGAGGAATTTGTGATTGTGCTGCCCGAAATGGATGTGGAGGGTGCCCGGGATACCGCCGAGCGTTTGCGCCAGCGGGTCGGTAACGCGCCTATACCGCTGGAGTCTGGCCACTCGGTGCCATTAACCATCAGCGTGGGTGTTGCGGTTTATCCCGTTCATGGTCACACAGTGGACACACTTTGCAGTGCAGCGGACAAGGCGATGTATCAGGCCAAAATGCAGGGTCGCAACTGTGTGGCCATGGCGCAGCCGATCGAGCCGGTTCATAATGAAACCTGATAAAGGCTGAAATTTCGGCCCCAGCAAGTGTCCCGGGAGGGGCCAGTTCTCAATAACGATAAAAGGCGTCCGTTATGCATTCACTCGCCCGCCGTGCCCTGCACACCTGCGAAATTCCGGAAGACCTGACCTCGGTCACTTTCCGCAATCGTGACACCGAACACCCGGATCGGGTTGGTTTACCGCAGGACGCAGTGGAATCAGTATGGCGCAGTGTGGAGGGCTTGTACCGGACCGGTGTGCACCCGGGAATCCAGCTGTCGCTTCGTTACCGGGGCGAGCAGGTGCTGCATGGCGCCATGGGCCATACCCAGGGTAACGGCCCCCATGATCCCGCCGCTCTGCCCAGGCTGCCGATGACTACGGAAACTCCGATCTGCTATTTCTCCGCCTCCAAGGCGGTGACGGCGCTGTTGATGCACATGCTCGCAGAGCAGGGCCTGGTTAACCTGATGGACCCGGTTTCCTACTATTGCCCAGAGTTTGCCAAGAACGGAAAGCGCACCATCACCGTGCACCAGATCCTCTCGCACCGGGGCGGTATTCCGGCGATTCCCCGTGAGACCCCCATAGACGTGCTCTGGGAGCGTGACGAAATCTGGCGCCTGCTGTGCGCTGCCAAACCGGTCGAGGTGGACGGCGCGAAGGTGGCTTACCATGCCATTACCGGTGGTTTTGTGTTGCAGCGGGTGTTGGAGAAGGTTACTGGCGATACCATCGAAAATTACCTGGACCGGTATCTGCGCAAACCCATGGGTATGAAGTGGTTCACTTACGGAATCGCTCCGGAGAAGCTGCACGAACTGGCTACCAATTATGCAACCGGCCCGACCCCGATGTTTCCGCTGTCGTGGATCGTCAGCCGGGCCCTGGGCGGCGACATTCGCACGGTGGAGAAAGTCACCAACGACCCGCGCTTTCAGGAGGCAGTTATACCCGCCGGTAATCTCTGTGGCACCGCGGAGGAAATGGGCCGGTTCTTCCAGATGATGCTCAATGGCGGGGTCTGGAATGGTCAGCGAATTTGCAGTGAATTAACCGTCCGCCGTGCCATCCATCAGTTCGGTTCATTGCAGATAGACCGCACCATGATGATCCCCATGCGCTTCAGCGCTGGCATGATGCTGGGCGGTAACCCGGTAGGACTCTGGGGGCAGCAGAGCCGTTATGCCTTTGGCCATGTAGGTCTGATCAACAAGTTGTGTTGGGCGGACCCGGCCCGGGATATTTCCGTGAGCCTGCTCAACACCGGGTTTCCGATAGTGGGTCATCACTTACCGGCCCTGGCCAGATTTGTCTATACTGTGTGCAGGCAGTTCCCGGTGTTGCCGGAAAACAAGCGAAGGCTGGTGGCTGCCTGAGTCAGTAAAAGTGAAACCTTGTTCATTCTAATTGCACTTTGTCTGACAGTTCTGCAAAATCGGCATTCTGAAACGGATTATTCACCAGACTCAAAGGATGAGGCACCATGGACAAACCGGAACTTCCCCCGCCTGAACTTCAGCGCGTCAAGCTGGACCAGCACGACAGCGTACGCAGCCATGTGCAACAGCAGGTCTGCGACGAGGTCCAGCGCCTTGAGCGCCGTATCGAAACCCTGCGCCTGACCAAAGCCCCCCATGCGGCCATCATGATCTCCACCTACGAGCGTATGATCAGCCGGAAGAAAGGCTTTCTGCAGAACTGGGATCTGTGAGCCTATTTGCGGGTTGAGGCCGACGCCGCGCTCCAGTTGGCGATGGACAGATCTTCGCTCTGGTTGACGCAGTTTTTGGGATTCTGCTTCGTTGCGTCGTCCTCTTCTGCACTGTCGTCCGGTACGCGGGCAGGCTCGCCATCCGAGGTGTAGATATGCACGGTATCCATGGCGTAGTTGATCTCCACCCGCAGGCAGTCTGGCGTCGTGTTATCCGCACCGTACCGGCTCAGGTCTATGACCGTCTGCTCTGTATTCTTGATGAACAGCGTGTCGAGCTGAGCA
The window above is part of the Marinobacter sp. THAF197a genome. Proteins encoded here:
- a CDS encoding DSD1 family PLP-dependent enzyme encodes the protein MAHSDAFRQQRRKLILAGVAAGGLGTAAWLRPPAICDGHSDYFRALSRALDASGLATPTLMIDQQRLDHNIQLLLQHLGDDFDYRIVVKSLPSVPLLEHVMAKTGTRRLMLFHQPFLNQIARSIPDADILLGKPLPVAAAARFYDRHQADQNDFQPRQQLQWLIDSPRRLAQYEQLARQRNEPMRVNLELDIGLHRGGFNDDQLLSRALLDIEQSRWLSFSGFMGYEPHIVKAPGPTDWLWQKAMARYNRYVSLARNTLGRDLAGLTFNTGGSTTYQLYRGRANSVSANELAAGSGLVMPTDFDLATLAGHQPAAFIATPVLKLQEANRIPGTPGLGRLQRFWNPNRARAVFIYGGNWKARPVSPAGLTTNPVFGRSSNQEMLNLAAGVPLQEDDWVFLRPHQSESVFLQFGDLAVFDARLGQISSYWPVVPEG
- a CDS encoding D-arabinono-1,4-lactone oxidase — protein: MERRHFLQLLVSTAIAGHSLSLEATQQAPAQAQSNAGGNKSPLPWRNWSGSQQSVPAMRVAPRSVAELQELLAAPGHRHLPVRPVGSGHSFSALIPTDGILVSMARLSGVLEHDDSRCQAKVAAGTLLGQLGQPLDAIDQALFNMPDIDQQSLAGLLATATHGTGSKLMCLSGYVTALTLVTANGEMIECSQDRHPDLFQAARVGLGCLGIVTDVTLQNTRPYRLRKTTEWLALEDILATADTLADRHRNHEFYYIPFSGMGFTSTHDLTDEPLSATPALDQNDGARDLQKARDYLAWSPRLRRLILGGYMRTLAREQKVAPSWQNYTSDRNVRFNEMEYHLPRENWQKAFREVVDLVENRFPEVFFPFEVRFVQADDAWLSPFYRRDSVSIAVHRFFEDDYQPLFAAVEPIFRRYGGRPHWGKLNTLSAAEFRTLYPKWQAFCDVRESLDPNGRFLNPYLAGLFNDNISHG
- a CDS encoding c-type cytochrome is translated as MIQHPLHPIHTRLLVITSLALIIAGCSPSGPSEQAIRDYAETARPQDPELSGIYQRSCMACHSRGTSDAPLTGDGEAWNSRLEKGMHRLVDNVVAGMGGMPPYGLCMDCDTAEFQALIEFMARPAET
- a CDS encoding GGDEF domain-containing protein, with translation MQPEQPERGKETGWSSSQSPLRRALSATLVYLVAGIIWITFSDRMVEIWFADPRSLSAMQTWKGFLFVVVTALVLFTVMLRLLSKDRLLLSLQLDQRRALRQREQQLRVLMDNLPGMAYRCRNDDSWTMLFVSGGCEPLTGYLPDDLINNKLVSYASLMDPDAIEQVSEEVAIAVRKGRSFSLEYAITRKDGRKVWVWERGCGVEHDDGSVFLEGIVLDISDRKQLETELEEMATRDPLTGLLNRREFSRVLEEELERARRYERPMALLWIDFDHFKDINDSWGHAAGDTVLCAVSEILTDRVRSVDSVGRFGGEEFVIVLPEMDVEGARDTAERLRQRVGNAPIPLESGHSVPLTISVGVAVYPVHGHTVDTLCSAADKAMYQAKMQGRNCVAMAQPIEPVHNET
- a CDS encoding serine hydrolase domain-containing protein — translated: MHSLARRALHTCEIPEDLTSVTFRNRDTEHPDRVGLPQDAVESVWRSVEGLYRTGVHPGIQLSLRYRGEQVLHGAMGHTQGNGPHDPAALPRLPMTTETPICYFSASKAVTALLMHMLAEQGLVNLMDPVSYYCPEFAKNGKRTITVHQILSHRGGIPAIPRETPIDVLWERDEIWRLLCAAKPVEVDGAKVAYHAITGGFVLQRVLEKVTGDTIENYLDRYLRKPMGMKWFTYGIAPEKLHELATNYATGPTPMFPLSWIVSRALGGDIRTVEKVTNDPRFQEAVIPAGNLCGTAEEMGRFFQMMLNGGVWNGQRICSELTVRRAIHQFGSLQIDRTMMIPMRFSAGMMLGGNPVGLWGQQSRYAFGHVGLINKLCWADPARDISVSLLNTGFPIVGHHLPALARFVYTVCRQFPVLPENKRRLVAA